Proteins encoded in a region of the Primulina huaijiensis isolate GDHJ02 unplaced genomic scaffold, ASM1229523v2 scaffold4153, whole genome shotgun sequence genome:
- the LOC140969424 gene encoding myb-related protein 306-like, which yields MGRPPCCDEIGVKKGPWTPEEDIILVSFVQENGPGNWRAVPSKTGLKRCSKSCRLRWTNYLRPGIKRGNFTDDEEKMIIQLQALLGNKWAAIASHLPERTDNDIKNYWNTHLKKKLRKLEIGSGDPSTVVVEFSPKNSHSISRGQWERRLQADINTAKKALLDALSFESTNASHSSPGQAFSYASSTENIARLLKDWVRKTPKAEDQNNHSKSSSTPNSSKCDAASSDDQILTPGIESRSGIDLSEAFESLFGFGLAYEPSRPELSRSVSDSKPDPDEFAVLENWLFDDQAKEYLTNFDFDEDQGII from the exons ATGGGAAGGCCGCCTTGCTGTGATGAAATTGGAGTGAAGAAAGGGCCATGGACTCCTGAAGAAGATATCATATTGGTTTCTTTTGTTCAAGAAAATGGCCCCGGAAATTGGAGGGCTGTTCCCAGTAAAACAG GGTTAAAGAGATGCAGCAAGAGTTGCAGGCTAAGGTGGACCAATTATCTTCGGCCAGGGATCAAGAGAGGTAACTTCACTGACGACGAAGAAAAGATGATTATTCAGCTTCAAGCCCTTTTGGGAAATAA ATGGGCTGCCATAGCTTCTCATCTCCCCGAAAGAACAGATAATGACATCAAAAACTACTGGAACACTCATTTAAAGAAGAAACTCAGGAAACTCGAAATCGGGTCCGGCGATCCGTCCACAGTAGTCGTCGAATTTTCGCCGAAAAATTCTCACTCCATCTCGAGAGGGCAGTGGGAGAGGAGGCTACAAGCTGATATAAACACAGCCAAGAAGGCCCTTCTTGATGCATTATCATTCGAGAGTACTAATGCCAGCCATTCTTCTCCTGGCCAAGCATTTTCTTATGCATCCAGCACTGAAAACATCGCCAGATTGCTTAAAGATTGGGTCAGAAAGACACCAAAAGCTGAGGATCAGAATAATCATTCCAAGTCTTCAAGTACTCCAAATTCGTCTAAATGTGACGCAGCATCGAGTGACGATCAGATCCTCACTCCTGGGATCGAAAGCAGGAGTGGGATTGATCTGTCTGAAGCATTTGAATCCTTGTTTGGATTCGGTCTGGCTTATGAACCATCACGTCCCGAACTTTCGAGATCCGTTTCAGATAGCAAACCGGACCCGGATGAGTTCGCAGTGCTGGAGAATTGGCTGTTTGATGATCAAGCTAAGGAATATTTGACAAACTTCGATTTTGATGAAGATCAAGGTATAATATAA